A window of Cellulomonas wangleii genomic DNA:
AGCGCGAGCTGCACCAGGCGGTCGGCGCACGCGTCGACGTCCTCGATGTCCGCGAGGGTCTCCGCGATCGTCTCGGCCGAGACGTACCCCGACAGCCCGTCGGAGCACAGCAGCCAGCGGTCCCCGGGCCGCGCCTCGCGCACCGACAGGTCGGCCGTGAGGTCGGTGTCGAAGTCGCCCAGCACCCGCATGACGACGGAGCGCTGCGGGTGGTGCTCGGCCTCCTCGGGCGTGATGCGCCCGGTGTCGACGAGGTGCTGCACGAACGTGTGGTCGGTGGTGACCTGCGTGAGCGTGCCGTCGCGGAACAGGTACCCGCGCGAGTCGCCCAGGTGCACCATCGCGAGCTTGTTGCCCGCGCGCAGGATCGCCGTGACGGTGGTGCCCATGCCGGCCAGGTCCGGCTCGGCGTCGCTGCGGGAGATGATCTCGGACCGCGCGTCGTCCAGGGCCGTCTCGAGCTCGTCGAGGGCGTCGTCGGGGCCGTGCGACTCACCGTCGAGCGGGGCCATGGCCGCGACCGCGACCGACGAGGCGACGTCGCCCCCGGCGTGGCCGCCCATGCCGTCGGCGACGACGAGCAGGTGCGGGCCCGCGTACGCGGAGTCCTGGTTGTCGGAGCGCACGAGCCCCACGTCGGAGCGCGCGGCGTAGCGCAGGGCGACCGTCACGCCGTCACCTCTGCAGCTCGAGCAGGCTCTGCCCGACGCGGATCGGCGTGCCGGTGGGCACGGGCGTGGGCTGCTCGACGCGCGACTCGCCGACGAACGTGCCGTTCGTGGACCCGAGGTCCTCGACGAACCAGCGGTCGCCCTGCGGGAAGATCCGCGCGTGCCGCGACGAGGAGTAGTCGTCGTCGAGGACCAGCGTGCAGCTGGGAGCCCGACCGACCAGCACCGCGGAGGAGCCGAGGGGGAGCGTGGTGCCGCGCAGCGGGCCCTCGGTCACCACGAGCCGGGTGGGGCCGCCGCTGGTGCGCGGGCGTCGCGGCGCGCGCGGCGCCTCGCCGGCGGGGACGGGTGCCTCGGCGGGCGCACCCTTGCCGGGGGCGCGACGTCGGTCGATGATCCGCGTGCCGTACAGGTCCCGGCGCAGCACCGTGATGGCGGACAGGACGAGGAACCACAGCAGCGCGAGGTACCCCAGGCGCAGCAGGGTGATCGTGAGCTCACTCATGCCGCGGCATCACTCGTCCACGTCCGCGTCGCCCCCGGTCCAGAAGAGGATCCGGGTCCGGCCGATGGTCAGCGTGTTGCCGTCCAGCAGCGTCGCCGCGGGCACCTGGTGCCCCTCGACGAACAGTCCGTTGGTGGAGCCCATGTCGCTGGCGACGACCCCGTCCGGGGTGACCCGGATCTCGAGGTGCCGCCGGGACACACCCGGGTCGTCGACGATGATGTCGGCCTCCGAGCCGCGGCCGATGACCGTGACCGGGCCCGTGAGGATGTAGCGCTGACCGTCGATGTCGATCAGCGGGTGCCGCGGGCTGGGTGCCGCGTTGGTCGCCGGTGCCACCGGGCCGCGCACGGTCGCGCTGTGGACCGCGAACCGGCCGGCGTCCTGCTCCGTGTTCTCACTGAACGAGACGGTGACGGGGCCGACGAACGCGTAGTGCTGGCTCGCGGCGTGCTCCGTGACGTTGGCGGCCAGCTCCTCCGCGAGGGCCTCCGCACCCCAGGCCTCGACCTGGTCGTAGTCCGGCGTGGACAGCTCGATGGTGAACTCGTTGGGCACCACGGTGCGGTCACGGCCGACGACGGCGGCGCGGTCGTCGATCTCGCGGCGCAGCGCGTCGGCCAGCTCGATCGGCTTGACCTCGCTGCGGAAGGCCCGGGCGAACGCGTTGTTCACCACGCGCTCCACGCCGTTCTCGAACTTGTCGAGGAACCCCACGTCCACCTCCCTCCCGCCTCGGGCGGGCCGGTCGCCCGTCCCACCTGCCCTCGGTCCGTCCGCGCGGTGCGACGACGATCCGCGTCGATGGTATCCGTGCGGCGGCCTGGACGGGTGCCTGGGAGGGTGAACGGTGTACGCCGTGCGGTGTGGGCGGGTCGGGAGGGCTGACAGTGGACCGGTGGCGGCAGGCGTGCCGGTGCCGCCTCCGGTGGTCGCTGTGGGGGAAGGCCCGAGGGAGGGCGGGGGTTGGCAGAGGCGGCGTGGTTGCACGGGTCGGTGGCCGTGGGACAGGGCCCTCACCGCCCGTCGCGGGCAGTGTTTTTGACGGGGCCCTCGACGTGCTAACTTTGGCGGCGCGCGCGAGTGGCGGAACGGCAGACGCGCTGGCTTCAGGTGCCAGTGTCCGAAAGGGCGTGCGGGTTCAAATCCCGCCTCGCGCACAGACAGTGGGCTCTTGGGACAACCAAGGCCCGGCAGTCCGGACAACTCCCGGCAGGACGAGATCCTGCCGGGAGTTTCTGGTTCCAGGGCCGAGTCGGCGACTTGGTGAGCACGCTAGCGTGCTATTACCTGCTCTTTACGCTGTGGAGCCGGCGTCGAGCGCGGATGGGCGCATGCCGACCAGCCCGGTCACCGTGGTGGTGCCGGGCTGGCTGAGGTTCCGTGGAGTTCGGTGGCGCCTCGTGCGTCAGGCGGCCGTGGGTGGCCTCTGCTTCGCGGAGTAGTAGGCCTCGTGGAACGCGCGCTTCCGTGTGCTCAACGTGCGAGACGTCCCGAGTCGGTTCTGGGGCATTCCGTACAGTCCGGACCCGATGACTCGCCCGTCGCCGGGTGCGACCCGGCGCGAGGGCGCTAGGCGAGGGGGCCACGAGATGACGATGACCACGGACGCGAGCGCGAGTTCTTCGCGCCTGCCGAGCAGGAGCGGGTCATGTCCGTCGCGCGCAAGACGATGGCTCTTCTCGAGGCGCTGATGACGGTCGCCGGCGCCCGCGAGGGTGCTGTCCGCCAGTGGGCCGACGACGTCCAGCGGTCGCGGCAGATCTCGCAGAGCCTGGGTGGTGCCCAGTCGCAGGACTGGTATCCGGCCAGGGACGGCACCCAGGCCGCGTTCGGATACGACGCGATCCTCAGCGCCCGCCGTCACTCATCCCTCGTCCTCGCCTCCGCGTGTGTCCCCGCGTGCCTTCGCATGCCGGCATCGCCGCCCGAACCCTCCCGTGCCAGTCCGTCAGGAGCGCGCCATGCCCACAATGTCCGGCCACCTTCCCGCTCCCGCGACCGGGGCCCGCCCGGTGTCGCCCGGCGGGCACGTCACCTCGGCAACCATGCTCGGCCACACCGTGCTGCTCGACCACGCCGTTCCCGAGGTCGACGCGCTCCTGCGTGCCGAGCTCGGGGCCTACTTCGGCATCGACGCACAGCTGCCCGAGCCCCTCGTGCCGCTCGCGAGAGTTTCCGTCGAGGTGTCCGCCGAGGCCGGTGACCGGTGGCGTACCTCGCGCGGTGACGCGGGCCGCCCGATCCTTCTCCACTCCGGCAGCCACGCGTACGACGTCCGTCGCGGTGTTCGCCACGAGCACGACGGCGTGGTCGTCGTGGAGTCGGTCGACACCGGCTCGTGCGTGGTGTCCGACGTGGCCGCACGCACAGTCCACGTCGTCAACGGCGACCCGGCAGCCGCTGCCAGCGACGTGCGCCGTGTGGTGCGCGACCTGCTCTTCCTGCCGTGGCTCGAGGCGCACGGCGGCGTCGTGGTACACGCTGCGGCGGTCGTCGGAGCCGACGGCAGCGGGACGCTCGTCGTGGGCGATCGCGGCGCAGGCAAGACCTCGGTGTTCATGGCGGCTGCGCTGGACGGCGCCCGCGAGGCGCTCTCCTGTGAGCGCATCGTTCTGCTGCCCACACCCGACGGTCTGCGGATGCTGGCGTGTCCGGAGAAGATCAGCACGTTCCCGGGCACGCTGCGCGCCTTCCCGCAGACCGAGCACCTTGCAGGACCGCGCTCTGCCGACACCGAGTGGTCCCGGCCGGGCAAGCGGCGCATCGCCTGGCAGGACATGTTCGCCTGCCTCGGCTTCACCCCGGCCCAGCGTCCCGTGTACCTCGACCGCGTGGTCTTTCCCACCTGGGAGCCCGCAGGGAGGCCGGCGCGCCGGCTGGACCGCACGCAGACCTGGTTCCGGCTACTGGACCAGACCGTCACGGGGCGCAGCGTCGAACGCCCCGACTGGCTCGGTTGGTTTGCGCCCGCGCACACCGACGAGACCCTCTGGGCCGCCTCGGCCGCTCCGGCGTGGGCGGCGACATGGTCCGACCTCGACTCGGCCGCCGCGCTCACCCGCGGCGCACTGGACGACTGAGCACACACCTCCACTGCGAGAGAGAACGAGACCGATGACGAACACCGCCGAAGTGACCGACACCAACACTGACGCCGGCGCCCCCTGGACGAGCGACGCGTGGCGCACGCGACCGGTCGCGCAGGCTGTCGACTGGCCGGACGAAGCGCAGGCACAGCGGGCGCTCGAGCAGCTCCGCAAGCTTCCGCCGCTGATCTTCGCGGGCGAGGCACGTGCGCTGCAGAGCCAGTTGGCCGACGTCACCCGCGGCGCGGCGTTCGTCCTTCTCGCGGGCGACTGCGCCGAGTCGTTCGACGAGGTGTCGGCCGACCGCATCCGCGACCAGCTCAAGATCATCCTGCAGATGTCCCTGGTCCTCACTCACGGCGCCGGGCTCCCGGTGGTGAAGATCGGCCGGATGGCGGGGCAGCTAGCCAAGCCGCGCTCGGCGCCCACCGAGATCGTCAACGGGGTCGAGCTCCAATCGCTCCGCGGTCACCTCCTCAACGCCGAGAACGAGGACCCGGACTCGCGCCGCCTCGATCCCCGCCGGCTGGTCCAGGGCTACCACCACTCGGCGATCGTGCTGAACCTCGTGCGCGCGTTCACCAGCGGCGGATTCGCCGACCTGCGGGAGGTGCACCGCTGGAACCAGAGCTTCATCGCCGAAAGCCCTTCGGGTCAGCGGTACGAGATGCTGGCCGCCGAGATCGACCGCGCCGTCGAGTTCCTCCACGCGTGCGGCGTGCGCGACGACAACGACGAGCTCTCGCGCACGGCGTTCTACACCGCACACGAGGCGCTCGTCCTGGACTACGAGTCGGGTCTGACGCGACGCGAGGCCGCAACGGGCGAGTGGTACGACTGCTCGGCACACCTGCTGTGGATCGGCGAGCGCACGCGAGCGCTCGACGGCGCGCACATGGACTTCGTCAGGGGTATCCGTAACCCGATCGGCGTGAAGATCAGCGACGACTGCAGCCCTGAAGAGCTGCTGCAGATCTGCACCATGCTCAACCCCGAGCGCATCCCCGGTCGGCTGACGCTGATGATCCGCATGGGTGCTCGCGTGATCGACCGAGCACTGCCCGCGCTGGTCCAGGCCGTCGTCGACGCGGGGCACCCCGTCGCGTGGGTCAGCGACCCGATGCACGGCAACACGCGCACGACCGCGAGCGGCGTGAAGACGAGGTCGTTCGAGGACGTCAGCTCCGAATTCCTGTCGTTCGTGCGGATCGTGTCCGAAGCGGGTGCGTGGCCCGGCGGCATCCACCTCGAGCTGACCCCCGACGACGTCACGGAATGCACGGGCGGAAGCTGGCTGCTCGACGAGGACGAGCTAGGGCGCAACTACACAAGCCTCTGCGACCCGCGCCTGAACGGGCGCCAGGGGCTCGATCTGGCATTTCTCGCGGCCGAGGCGCTGCGCGACGCCCGGACGCGTTTGGCGCGCTGATGCGACGCTCGTCGGAGTAGGACGGACGGTCCGCAGCGCTCGACCAGCTGTCCCAGCGAGTTGTCCCAAGACCCCACAGTGAGGTGGTTCCGGAAGGAACCGCTCGAGCAGTACCGAAGCTCCCGGTCAGGGTTCTCTGACCGGGAGCTTCGTGGTTTCCGGGGGTGCATGGGGCTGCTCTGGGGTGCTCGCGACGCGGCCCGGCGGTGGCCGGGCGAACAGGTGTGGACTCTCAGGCGGTCACCCGCGGCACGGGCGCGACGCCGGCCTCTGGTCGAGGGGTACGCCGGTCGAGCGGTTCGGGCGACGGTTCTTCTCCGAGCTCGACCTGCCAGGGGTCGGGCTGGAGGTGGTCGTCCGGGCTCACAGGGCCGGAGCCGGCGTGCCCAGGAGCTCCAGCAGGCCCAGGGCTGCGTCACGCATGCGGTGGTCGACGTCGTGGGTCGGGTCCCACGAGGCGACGGTCGCCGACGCGAGCGGGAGTCGCGTGACGGCGTCGAGCACCGTGG
This region includes:
- a CDS encoding class II 3-deoxy-7-phosphoheptulonate synthase, with amino-acid sequence MTNTAEVTDTNTDAGAPWTSDAWRTRPVAQAVDWPDEAQAQRALEQLRKLPPLIFAGEARALQSQLADVTRGAAFVLLAGDCAESFDEVSADRIRDQLKIILQMSLVLTHGAGLPVVKIGRMAGQLAKPRSAPTEIVNGVELQSLRGHLLNAENEDPDSRRLDPRRLVQGYHHSAIVLNLVRAFTSGGFADLREVHRWNQSFIAESPSGQRYEMLAAEIDRAVEFLHACGVRDDNDELSRTAFYTAHEALVLDYESGLTRREAATGEWYDCSAHLLWIGERTRALDGAHMDFVRGIRNPIGVKISDDCSPEELLQICTMLNPERIPGRLTLMIRMGARVIDRALPALVQAVVDAGHPVAWVSDPMHGNTRTTASGVKTRSFEDVSSEFLSFVRIVSEAGAWPGGIHLELTPDDVTECTGGSWLLDEDELGRNYTSLCDPRLNGRQGLDLAFLAAEALRDARTRLAR
- a CDS encoding FHA domain-containing protein FhaB/FipA — protein: MSELTITLLRLGYLALLWFLVLSAITVLRRDLYGTRIIDRRRAPGKGAPAEAPVPAGEAPRAPRRPRTSGGPTRLVVTEGPLRGTTLPLGSSAVLVGRAPSCTLVLDDDYSSSRHARIFPQGDRWFVEDLGSTNGTFVGESRVEQPTPVPTGTPIRVGQSLLELQR
- a CDS encoding FhaA domain-containing protein, which gives rise to MGFLDKFENGVERVVNNAFARAFRSEVKPIELADALRREIDDRAAVVGRDRTVVPNEFTIELSTPDYDQVEAWGAEALAEELAANVTEHAASQHYAFVGPVTVSFSENTEQDAGRFAVHSATVRGPVAPATNAAPSPRHPLIDIDGQRYILTGPVTVIGRGSEADIIVDDPGVSRRHLEIRVTPDGVVASDMGSTNGLFVEGHQVPAATLLDGNTLTIGRTRILFWTGGDADVDE